The Candidatus Methylomirabilota bacterium genome contains a region encoding:
- the folK gene encoding 2-amino-4-hydroxy-6-hydroxymethyldihydropteridine diphosphokinase — MIRAYLGLGANLGDRRETLEYAISLLSQRPGIRLLRISSLYETEPVDVAGGWFFNGVVEAETSLAPQQLLETLLQVEEACGRPQTRGRGEERVVDIDLLLYGSQIIAEPNLQVPHPRMHLRRFVLVPLAELDPDLLHPGLEIRVGDLLSQLPPAPEVRVVAGDWLTVPVRESGAP, encoded by the coding sequence GTGATCCGGGCCTATCTCGGTCTCGGTGCAAACCTGGGGGATCGGCGGGAAACATTGGAGTACGCCATCTCACTGCTCTCGCAGCGTCCGGGGATCCGACTCCTCCGAATTTCCTCTCTCTATGAGACGGAGCCGGTGGACGTGGCGGGGGGGTGGTTTTTCAATGGTGTGGTGGAGGCGGAGACCTCTCTCGCCCCCCAGCAGCTTTTGGAGACCCTCTTACAGGTGGAGGAGGCCTGTGGGCGCCCGCAGACCCGGGGGCGGGGGGAGGAACGGGTCGTGGACATCGATCTTCTCCTGTACGGCTCCCAAATCATCGCAGAGCCGAACCTCCAAGTCCCTCACCCACGGATGCATCTCCGGCGCTTTGTCCTGGTCCCGCTGGCCGAGCTCGATCCCGATCTGCTGCATCCGGGGCTCGAAATCCGTGTGGGTGACCTGCTGTCGCAGCTGCCTCCTGCGCCCGAGGTGCGAGTCGTGGCCGGGGACTGGCTTACCGTGCCGGTCCGTGAGAGTGGTGCCCCATGA